A section of the Pseudanabaena mucicola str. Chao 1806 genome encodes:
- the tpiA gene encoding triose-phosphate isomerase — MPKIVIAGNWKMYKTQSEAKAFFSEFPAHLKATASQAAIADQQILVCVPFTNLAILQTVVPSLGQNNLSIGAQNVHWAENGAFTGEISAPMLVELGIKYVIIGHSERRQFFGETDETVNKRLKSAQAHGLTPILCVGESKQQRDANETESWIFSQLASDLVDVDQNNLIIAYEPIWAIGTGDTCNASEANRVIGLIRSKLSNRDTTIQYGGSVKSDNIDEIMAQPEINGVLVGGASLDPAGFARIINYR; from the coding sequence TTGCCTAAAATCGTTATTGCTGGCAACTGGAAAATGTATAAAACCCAGTCCGAAGCCAAAGCATTTTTCTCAGAATTTCCTGCACATCTTAAAGCCACCGCATCCCAAGCGGCGATCGCTGATCAGCAAATCCTCGTTTGCGTGCCTTTTACCAATCTTGCGATCCTTCAGACTGTTGTGCCATCACTTGGTCAAAACAACTTAAGTATAGGTGCTCAAAATGTTCACTGGGCTGAAAATGGCGCATTTACAGGTGAAATTTCTGCGCCAATGCTAGTCGAGCTTGGCATCAAATATGTAATCATTGGACACAGTGAACGCCGTCAGTTTTTTGGCGAAACTGATGAAACGGTAAACAAACGTCTTAAATCAGCACAAGCTCATGGTTTAACCCCTATCCTCTGTGTTGGTGAAAGCAAGCAACAAAGGGATGCCAATGAGACTGAATCTTGGATTTTCTCGCAACTTGCCTCCGATCTCGTTGATGTTGACCAAAATAATTTGATCATTGCCTACGAACCAATCTGGGCAATCGGTACAGGTGACACCTGCAACGCAAGTGAAGCTAATCGTGTGATTGGACTGATTCGTAGTAAGTTAAGTAATCGCGATACTACAATTCAGTATGGTGGTTCCGTCAAGTCTGATAATATCGATGAAATTATGGCACAACCTGAAATTAATGGTGTATTAGTTGGTGGAGCTAGTCTTGACCCAGCAGGCTTCGCACGTATTATTAATTATCGTTAA